The sequence GTTGGTCAGCAATGATGTACCGGTTGATTGTCCGCCGCAAGTCTACAAATCAGTCGCGTTGTCAATTCTTACGGCCTTTTGTAGTGACTCGGAGCTGGCTCGCCACCCGGACATGGTCGCACATGTGCCAGCGCTGCTGGAAATCGTCTCTCAAGCTGATGAAGACGCTCCTGATGACACTCTGATTATTGTAAGTGAGGCGTACAGGTGTCTGCAGAGCATAGCGCAACATCCGGCTGGACAGAAGGCTCTGCTTGAGCAGAAAGCCATTTCCAAGATGTGTGAAATATATTCTGAGAAGAGTTTCCAGACAGACCAGGCGCTAAATATCCTGGTGACTTTGGTGAGTCAGTTGGGAGCAGAGGCTTGGGACCCCGTTGACCCGGCGCCTTTCCACGCGATCATGAATAAAATAGCACTGGACTTTGAGACAGATCATTCAGAGaggaaatttgaattgtgTGGTATTTTACAAGCTCTGATAAATTCATGCCGTAAAGAACAAGTTGTAGACACGTGCAAAGAAGAATCGTGGCCTCAGAGTCTGTACAAAGGACTCTGTGATGTACTTGGTTCGAAGATTGGTAAAAATCAGCGAGATCCGGCGTTAAAATTGGCCTCAGCTGTACTCGAATTTTTTGGAGTTGAATGGGCACTTATGGATGAAGAAAAGCCCAAGGtgttctttttattattaattcaattggCGTCTATTGAAGTGCGAATGCAACTTGAAGGCAAGCAATTGAAAGCCGTTATTCAAAATGCCGATTTAATAACAGCCTGTTTTGTTATTTTGGAAGTATCCTTGCAGTACATCACCACAGACCAATTGGACTTGGAGCAAAAAGAAAAACAGTCATTGTATACAGCACTAAAGGGAGCGTTTTCTGCGGTCATTGGTTTGCTTACTTCAGTTTCGAAAATGAAAGAGCTCACGGacataaaagataaaatatttgtctGTGCAATGGTAAGAGTTTTAGCCGCCTGGTTGGTTCAAGATACGTCATCAATGCGTCCTCAAGTGTACGCCGTTCTTCCTTACATGCTCACCGTCGCCAAGGATACGTTTTACGCCTGCCGCAATCGTAAGATGTCGGAAAAAGTAAAAGCCAATAAGACTGATGAGTCTTCGTCGTCATCTGAACCCGTCGTTCATGATCCTCTCAGCGAAGTCGACATACTCCGAGTTCTGCTGCCGGCTCTGTGTCATCTGGCGGTTGAAGAAGACGCCCGTAAGATTCTGCTTAAACACAAGCAAGAAGAAATTCTCTTTGACTGTTTGTCTTATCACTGGACCATagtgcaaaataaaaaaccaccGGTACCCAGGTCAGAGCGCCTCAAAGCAATAAAAGAACCGCAGAAAGAACTGGAGCCCCGAGTCCTGGAGGAAATGAACGACTCGCGCGCTGCGATGGTCTCCATCTGCAATGTCCTCATGAACATTACAGTCCTTGAAGCTAAATTGGTCGAGCAGTCGCCCACTTTCGTGGCTCTGCTCAAGTTCATCTTCGACAATCTGCCGATACTCAAGCAGGCCAGCGAGAACCTGGTCCTTCATGGCCATCTTGCTGTTCTGGGTCTGCTGCTGCTCAAACAGCAGGCGAAGCTCGCCAAGAAAAATGACTACAGCATCACCGGGTACATCAGAGCCACAATAAGATTCCTCTGGGATGCTTACAACGTCGACGAGAGCAACAACCCCACGGAACTGGTCGTCGCAATATCTTACAAAGAACACTGGATGGAGATAATGGAGCTCTGGTTCCTGGGAATGCAGACGATGGCCAGTGTCTTGCAGCAGATTCCCTGGCTCGCGGAGTTCGCCATCGAGTCCGGGTGGGTCGAGGGCATCATCGACGTACTCAAGAAGGTCAAAATAGGCTCCCTGCCTCCCAATGTTAAATCTGCGTATGAAGATCTACTTTGTCATCTGGTGAAAGCTGATCCCAAGGTCGCCTCCGAGCTTAAGAAATACGACGCACTTACTGTTTGCAGAAATCACCGTATGATGGAGTTGGGAAAAAGTTTATTCGGCGATTAATTTTctatcaatcattttttttttttttctcattattaacaaaagtaattaaaagaatttaaaaaaatgtttttgacactggctttttaaattaaaatattagagcctagcatttaaattaattatctaattataaattaaataattaataataattattgttattaataaatagtcataattattttgttgatttttttaaaaatattgcaggtcatacatttaaaaatatgtacattggtcataaatattttaataagacATCAGACCTAGAAATAGTTCCTGGCAACTGAGACGgtgctaaaaatattatttatttaaatatcaaaagtgtaaactcatatttattataatttataaatatttagtttatattttgtattaattaaaaaattaattatttaatgcaaACAAAAATTAGCATCGTTTCCGGGCTGCgctatttttatgtttaaaaaaaaatctacacaagatttaaaatttttattatgctaaaaattaattaaataaaaaaatgtacatcaataaattgttgtaaaaaaaaaaataaataaataaaaagagagTGAGCTATAATtgtaacaatatttaaaaattaaacgaatgtttttttataaaaaagaaaattgtgtATTATTAATCCGCAATAATAATCCTGCCTAAACAATCTGTgctataaacaattaaaaattgttaattagacTTAGTTGGAAGAAATGAACAAAAGCAACTACCAATTAAGTCTGTTGTTGGCACAACTGATTTTGTTGTGATTACAGCAGTGCCCGTGGGTGCGTCTTCAATGTGTGTCCAAATATATCGGCACGAGTAATATGAAAATGAGTCAGTGCAATTATTATAGGTAATCATTAACATGAATTAAGCGAtcttaattttagttattattttatttttcactctaCCGACTGATGAGCCCAATTTTAGACTGCCAATTGCTACATTCAACAATTACACTCGTCCTTTCgtctcatatttttattaatattaaatacgtacacatgtacatgtatatattgatctgcaataaattaaattaaacaagagtataattaattgaacgTAGCACTGTCTAAATTGTTCCCTCTTAACTAAACATGTGATGACGTATGATAAAAAACTAGACAATTAACTctgatgaattaaaattttttgactcgaGTAGCTTGCCGATGAGTTGACGACGCAGTACAACGTCCCGCATGAAGTCTCGTCGAAGATATGCAGCACCTACTTGAAGATGTTCAGAAATTGTCCCGACAACCAGGCGTATGACTTGGACACCTGGCGCACTTCCCTCTGGACGAAAGCACTCGGGGACAAGTACTCGTGCATCGCGGATAAAATATACGCAAGGTGGCTGTACTTGAGATACCGGTACCTCGCCCTGACCCCGGAGACCCAGTCGATGCTGCTGGAGCTCAGGAAGAAGTACCTCCTGGGGTTGATAACCAATGGGTGCTCGAACGCCCAGTGGGAGAAGATACGACGGCTGGATGTCGCCAGATATTTCGACGTTATTCTCGTCTCCGGAGACTTGCCATGGGAGAAACCTGAGTCGAGGATTTTTCTCGAGGCCTGTCGCATCCTGGGTGTGCTGCCGAGCAGCTGCATAATGGTCGGCGACAAATTGGAAACTGATATTCAAGGTATGGATTTACATATAAtacacaattttaattattttatattttatttaaataaatattatttgattttatttcaggCGGTGTCGGAAGCGGACTAGGTGGCACAGTTTGGCTGCCAATATCCGACAAAACACGATTGTCCGCTGATGATCCTAAGCCAGATTACACAATAAAACGCGTTACCGATTTAATGAGTATCTTAAATCGACGTCCAGGTGCACCGGAGCTTGAGGATTCATCATCAAATGCCTCTGATGGAAGCTGAtgggaaaaaaatactaaCGCGTATTATTGGTTGTACGTAAAATATTCACATCTatgtgaatatttataaatacacatataaatgtatattttatatatatatacaataactatcgatgatttataatcaatcaatgattattgattatttattacaagGCAAAAAATTGTAGACGTCTCacatttctacaaaaaaaaagaaaaaaaaaattaattgatctcTATCACTTGATTGTATAATTCTGTAACTATAGATCTAGTACACAAAAACTATCAAGTAATTAACATACTAATacctataattataatcaatatatatatgaatccatgtataaattatatacatatatatagatatataaatatatatttggatCATGTACAGTTTGGGTGCGTATACTGGTTATACACACGCATGTTGATACActatattttttcacaatatattttattgtttattgatcccgacattgatttttaAAGGACTCAATAAACAGactaagtaattaaaaataattatagttattaaaataattaataatagtgattaatattaaaaacaaatagtaCTGATTGATGGTGATAGAAGCTTATATCCAGAGCACTGCGTAATGTAacgaaatattttatcaataaaataaatagtcgtaaaaattaatcttcaTTATTtctgtcaattaattttaaaaactgcagactatttattttctacttaataatacattttttttacagactGCTCGCATGAGTTGCATAGCAACATGTCGCGTAATTTCTTTTGGGGTAAATTGGGACACACTGCTGCGCAGTTCGCGGGATGGAAATCGGGTCTGGCGATAATTTTTTCCTGAGTGTGTGTTCGCTTTGGCTGATGCTCTGAGTCGGAGGAATGcaactgaaataataattttttatatttttgctgATTTTAATTACGAgtgattaatttcaaatttaaattacttgtcTTTTTCTAGAGGCTTTTGGTGACTCAGGTCTCGGCGCTTCCTTGTGCAACAAAAATTCGTGCGAGTCATCGTGGAAAAATTGAGAGTCTAGATTTATCTGCACGtgataagtttataaaaaaatgattatgaataataaataagtttttgtgtttatggtagatagtaaatattaagttGGGGGTTATCTGTAATTTACATCAACTTCTTTTTCGTCATCTTTGACCTCGGACTTTACGGAAGAATCATCGTCGGAATAAAACTCGGCGATAGACTCGTCAGTATCGTCTTTATTGCTCAAATTACTTAAGTCGCTATGTGACATTCGCAATTGTAATTCATGGCTTGTAGATTCGTCAGCGGTAACGGAACTTTTCATTTCTTcagcttgacttttttttatgtcaagaGAAAGTCGGGGTGTGACGTCTCGGTCCTCTGTATCTCTAACAGCAGGAAACGAAAGTCGAGTTACTTGTGACGCACTTGAGTCTtctaaaaaacataaaatatccattaacttattttatcaatcatttaattcaagtaattcattagatttctattttattttttaaaaaaacaaacctGTCCCACTTtcctcggatttttttttatcaaccgaTTCCCCGgcaaataattctaatttttctGACACTTGATTTAATTCTATTGATTTGGATTCTCGTAGCTCTGATTCTCTAGACATTTCATCAtcaatttctttatttgaaacttttattttatcttcggatttttttttatcacattctattttatttttactatccttcaatttttttttcggacaataacatttattacgatttaatttattttcatttactattttttccgcctgtttttttttagccgAGTAGCCGGATAAAATTTCGCAAGGTGACTTGGCTCTGAGTCtaaacgtaaataaataaataaataaaattgttttttttttttttttttttataaaataaaaatctttaccTTGAGTTACAAATACATTCTATAGTTTTTTTCTGAATGCAATCATTCTGTActgtataaaaagtatttttcacAGAAGAACATTGAGGAGGATGAGTCATAGAAGGATGGGCCTTCAAAGCGTAGTCTGGACAAGTTAACAATTGAATTTTGCTTCTATTGAAATCTTTCTTTGATGTTCCAGTATAAGTAATATCATACTGCCGTTGGAGCTGCTGATGCTGATACTGATGATACTGTTGCTGATGATAATGATGCGAATGACCGACTTGGCTACGAGATCCTTCGGGTCTGGTCGCTGAAGCAATAGGAGATATCCCCGTGTCCTTTCTCCCTGCGTGCACCTGGCCGAGCGTTCTTTCTCTGAATACAATATAATCTGGGCGATTTTTCTCAAAGGATTTTCTCGAGGAAATTGCGGATTCACCCGAGCGACCGATGAAGGAAGGAACCAACCAACCGAACCAAcgaaaactttaaataaaataaatctaaagaCAATACTTTACCATCTGTAATGTATGCAAATCTTTACTCCTCTTCAGCAGCCGCTTGCAGGCTCTGTGCGCTTGATCGGGATCAATATTCATCTCCATGAGTGTTGCAAGGACGTCTCTCTCGGTGATTAATAACTCGGGATTTGCGTCGACGAGCACGACAGTATTCCTGCCGCTGTGAGGTGATTTGCTGTAAGTTTCTTTCAGTTCTTCTGGATTCATCAATTTGTCCGTCACTTTGTTTTCGTCAAGAATTTTCGGAGGAGTTGGAGGTTTCAATGGTGATGctgatgaatattttttagattttataaatttttcaattgtctCTTCTTCGTCTTCGTCTTCttgatcaattatatttaatgacaattttaattgGTACAATTCATACATCATTTTATTCTGCACcaattgtt comes from Microplitis demolitor isolate Queensland-Clemson2020A chromosome 8, iyMicDemo2.1a, whole genome shotgun sequence and encodes:
- the LOC103578672 gene encoding neurochondrin homolog; this translates as MSIPEGVTKCVGILKMVTSDSEKFAALFMVTKLVDSKDCSSEAKKMIFEAIGSKFLRRLLVSNDVPVDCPPQVYKSVALSILTAFCSDSELARHPDMVAHVPALLEIVSQADEDAPDDTLIIVSEAYRCLQSIAQHPAGQKALLEQKAISKMCEIYSEKSFQTDQALNILVTLVSQLGAEAWDPVDPAPFHAIMNKIALDFETDHSERKFELCGILQALINSCRKEQVVDTCKEESWPQSLYKGLCDVLGSKIGKNQRDPALKLASAVLEFFGVEWALMDEEKPKVFFLLLIQLASIEVRMQLEGKQLKAVIQNADLITACFVILEVSLQYITTDQLDLEQKEKQSLYTALKGAFSAVIGLLTSVSKMKELTDIKDKIFVCAMVRVLAAWLVQDTSSMRPQVYAVLPYMLTVAKDTFYACRNRKMSEKVKANKTDESSSSSEPVVHDPLSEVDILRVLLPALCHLAVEEDARKILLKHKQEEILFDCLSYHWTIVQNKKPPVPRSERLKAIKEPQKELEPRVLEEMNDSRAAMVSICNVLMNITVLEAKLVEQSPTFVALLKFIFDNLPILKQASENLVLHGHLAVLGLLLLKQQAKLAKKNDYSITGYIRATIRFLWDAYNVDESNNPTELVVAISYKEHWMEIMELWFLGMQTMASVLQQIPWLAEFAIESGWVEGIIDVLKKVKIGSLPPNVKSAYEDLLCHLVKADPKVASELKKYDALTVCRNHRMMELGKSLFGD
- the LOC103578673 gene encoding N-acylneuraminate-9-phosphatase, coding for MFRNCPDNQAYDLDTWRTSLWTKALGDKYSCIADKIYARWLYLRYRYLALTPETQSMLLELRKKYLLGLITNGCSNAQWEKIRRLDVARYFDVILVSGDLPWEKPESRIFLEACRILGVLPSSCIMVGDKLETDIQGGVGSGLGGTVWLPISDKTRLSADDPKPDYTIKRVTDLMSILNRRPGAPELEDSSSNASDGS
- the LOC103578699 gene encoding uncharacterized protein LOC103578699, whose translation is MTACCRFSDLKSSVYNQNGEGYFEQLSAYNHMSAHLRRVLLAKSRVDSKNKNYLSKKRSMSAGRVRTDKTPSQEFIDRVAYDTEHHPLDVLRMGLNVTDYNRSQVIDFPKTRLNSSRRPIESERGRVCSRSRSRYTSGLSFHSASPGSFAKKNLKARDKHDGELDEENNDDEEEIEVCYGGKCNEYSGNSSVRSSPRSAKSKGENDRVGSAYGSSFESPSEGSHSRHDSAASKDSASSRSNESSLMSTRKTRENPDCMFVSTSDETKYSKFLYDITQEIVQNGYYKDEELRKVFQKHIKRNSSILDKNKMMYELYQLKLSLNIIDQEDEDEEETIEKFIKSKKYSSASPLKPPTPPKILDENKVTDKLMNPEELKETYSKSPHSGRNTVVLVDANPELLITERDVLATLMEMNIDPDQAHRACKRLLKRSKDLHTLQMVKERTLGQVHAGRKDTGISPIASATRPEGSRSQVGHSHHYHQQQYHQYQHQQLQRQYDITYTGTSKKDFNRSKIQLLTCPDYALKAHPSMTHPPQCSSVKNTFYTVQNDCIQKKTIECICNSRLRAKSPCEILSGYSAKKKQAEKIVNENKLNRNKCYCPKKKLKDSKNKIECDKKKSEDKIKVSNKEIDDEMSRESELRESKSIELNQVSEKLELFAGESVDKKKSEESGTEDSSASQVTRLSFPAVRDTEDRDVTPRLSLDIKKSQAEEMKSSVTADESTSHELQLRMSHSDLSNLSNKDDTDESIAEFYSDDDSSVKSEVKDDEKEVDVNYR